A stretch of the Acidilobus sp. 7A genome encodes the following:
- a CDS encoding Sjogren's syndrome/scleroderma autoantigen 1 family protein codes for MSEEGNKYDVRKDPKVIKIMTQLMAQGAVMLEQTCPICGLPLFRLKNGDVVCPLHGKVYIVNSDEEAREVEIDETLRRLEYFASVRLRELMDKGDVSEAGDLLSIMEQAERVMRLRLERLSPKPQQPQPRPAPQQARRASEEEGEEEG; via the coding sequence TTGAGCGAGGAGGGAAACAAGTACGACGTGAGGAAGGACCCGAAGGTAATAAAGATAATGACCCAGCTCATGGCCCAGGGGGCCGTGATGCTTGAGCAGACCTGCCCCATATGTGGCCTCCCCCTCTTCAGGCTCAAGAACGGCGACGTCGTCTGCCCGCTCCACGGCAAGGTGTACATAGTTAACAGCGACGAGGAGGCTCGAGAGGTCGAGATAGACGAGACGCTTAGGAGGCTCGAGTACTTCGCCAGCGTCAGGCTGAGGGAGCTCATGGACAAGGGGGACGTGAGCGAGGCGGGGGACCTGCTCTCAATAATGGAGCAGGCCGAGAGGGTCATGAGGCTGAGACTCGAGAGGCTCTCGCCGAAGCCTCAGCAGCCGCAGCCCAGGCCTGCCCCACAGCAGGCGAGGAGGGCCAGCGAGGAGGAGGGCGAGGAGGAGGGCTAG
- a CDS encoding DMT family transporter, translating into MWAWGLSLVEPATSASISYFMPFIAMIMGYLALGEGLSRRGATGVAIGAVGVLLYAVASLRTRSSALGVALTLLNTVLWAGYTVLYRVIAVRRGGSVDMSSVNLTMFVLGTAIMLPFLALDPAPLRLNVKLAESLAWASTLGGALQFLSWSKVLERMRVSTATLLSYSVPAVAAGIQAAVGEPINVVQAAGLGVMVLGAFVALS; encoded by the coding sequence GTGTGGGCCTGGGGCCTCTCCCTTGTGGAGCCGGCGACCTCAGCAAGCATAAGCTACTTCATGCCATTTATAGCAATGATAATGGGTTACCTGGCCCTGGGCGAGGGCCTTAGCAGGAGGGGGGCGACGGGCGTCGCAATAGGGGCTGTTGGCGTCTTGCTTTACGCCGTCGCGTCCCTGAGGACAAGGAGCTCCGCCCTCGGCGTCGCCCTGACCCTTCTGAACACCGTCCTCTGGGCTGGCTACACGGTGCTCTACAGGGTCATAGCTGTCAGAAGGGGAGGGAGTGTTGACATGTCCTCAGTCAACCTCACCATGTTCGTCCTCGGCACAGCCATTATGCTCCCCTTCCTGGCCCTCGACCCCGCTCCCCTGAGGCTCAACGTTAAGCTCGCCGAGAGCCTCGCGTGGGCCTCAACCCTTGGAGGGGCCCTCCAGTTCCTCTCCTGGAGCAAGGTCCTCGAGAGGATGAGGGTCTCCACCGCAACGCTGCTGAGCTACTCGGTGCCGGCCGTGGCCGCTGGCATACAGGCGGCCGTGGGGGAGCCCATAAACGTAGTGCAGGCCGCCGGCCTCGGGGTCATGGTGCTCGGGGCCTTCGTTGCCTTGAGCTAA
- a CDS encoding RuvB-like domain-containing protein — protein sequence MSEIQITPVRQPRWSSVHSHIRGLGLDKNGKALLAADGMIGQTEAREAAGVVVGMVKEGRLGGKGVLIVGPSGTGKTAIAVAMARELGEDTPFVAVNGAEVLAAENKAEFLMQALRRAVGVRMRDEREVVTGVVTDLKYIKRTSPFSPLPVLGGAKVTLETKDDSGTFTVGPEVAQQFQELGIRKGDVIIIDINTGEVRRLGRVAEKAAVKYDIDVAGSVEVPSGKVRSRREIVRTLTLHDIDASIAAQRAAFTIFGFLREESAISDEVRARTDELVKKLRDDGKAELVPGILFIDDAHMLDIEAYSFLTKAMEGEFAPIMVLATNRGMTTIRGTEEVSPHGMPRDLLDRLLIITTRPYTEDEVREIIKVRASEEDVELSDDALAALTKIGVERSLRYSVQLLQPAKLVAERRGSSRVEASDVEQVSKLFVDLRTSIDYVEKYKDLLLR from the coding sequence GTGTCGGAGATACAGATAACGCCCGTCAGGCAGCCGAGGTGGTCGTCGGTCCACAGCCACATAAGGGGCCTTGGCCTTGACAAGAACGGGAAGGCCCTGCTGGCGGCCGACGGCATGATAGGGCAGACCGAGGCCAGGGAGGCGGCGGGAGTCGTAGTTGGGATGGTCAAGGAGGGCAGGCTGGGCGGCAAGGGGGTCCTGATAGTAGGCCCCAGCGGCACAGGCAAGACAGCCATAGCCGTCGCCATGGCTAGGGAGCTGGGGGAGGACACGCCCTTCGTCGCAGTGAACGGGGCCGAGGTGCTTGCAGCCGAGAACAAGGCGGAGTTCCTGATGCAGGCCCTGAGGAGGGCAGTGGGTGTGAGGATGAGGGATGAGAGGGAGGTGGTGACGGGCGTCGTCACCGACCTCAAGTACATCAAGAGGACCTCCCCGTTCTCGCCCCTGCCTGTCCTGGGAGGTGCTAAGGTGACGCTTGAGACCAAGGACGACTCTGGCACCTTCACGGTTGGCCCGGAGGTCGCCCAGCAGTTCCAGGAGCTCGGCATAAGGAAGGGCGACGTGATAATAATTGACATCAACACGGGCGAGGTGAGGAGGCTTGGCAGGGTGGCAGAGAAGGCCGCCGTCAAATACGACATAGACGTAGCAGGGAGCGTCGAGGTTCCGAGCGGCAAGGTGAGGTCGAGGAGGGAGATAGTTAGGACGCTCACGCTTCACGACATAGACGCCTCGATAGCGGCCCAGAGGGCTGCCTTCACCATATTCGGCTTCCTGAGGGAGGAGAGCGCCATAAGCGACGAGGTCAGGGCCAGGACCGATGAGCTCGTCAAGAAGCTGAGGGACGACGGGAAGGCGGAGCTCGTGCCCGGCATACTATTCATAGACGACGCGCACATGCTTGACATAGAGGCCTACAGCTTCCTGACGAAGGCCATGGAGGGCGAGTTCGCCCCGATAATGGTGCTGGCAACAAACAGGGGCATGACGACCATAAGGGGCACCGAGGAGGTGTCGCCCCACGGGATGCCGAGGGACCTGCTTGACAGGCTGCTGATAATAACGACGAGGCCCTACACAGAGGACGAGGTAAGGGAGATAATAAAGGTCAGGGCCTCCGAGGAGGACGTGGAGCTCAGTGACGACGCCCTTGCGGCCCTAACTAAGATAGGCGTTGAGAGGAGCCTGAGGTACTCTGTGCAGCTGCTTCAGCCCGCAAAGCTCGTTGCCGAGAGGAGAGGGTCAAGCAGGGTTGAGGCCAGCGACGTGGAGCAGGTGTCAAAGCTGTTCGTGGACCTCAGGACCAGCATAGACTACGTGGAGAAGTACAAGGACCTCCTCCTGCGCTGA
- a CDS encoding creatininase family protein produces the protein MSEVWELPGARFDSSQKGVAVIPIGSVERHGDHLPLGTDAIEAIWVAQRVAEKVGAHLFPPIWYGISPSLARFPGTINVEADAFIAYVRGVLKEIARNGYRLIVVINGHGGNSTAIRVAMKDAAYSTGATIVMFDWWRDAGKEALRQLFTAPGHAGEDETSAMLYIDGSHVDMGAAKVNATGWSPSAEGEAKDLSALRNSIIYLQGAAIESPAVDEALYPHAVLGDPTKASAERGAKWLEAVVNEIVDRVRALAGTLGVPLPRP, from the coding sequence TTGTCCGAGGTATGGGAGCTCCCGGGAGCCCGCTTCGACTCCTCGCAGAAGGGGGTCGCGGTCATACCCATAGGCTCAGTTGAGAGGCACGGGGACCACCTGCCCCTCGGCACCGACGCCATAGAGGCCATCTGGGTCGCCCAGAGGGTCGCCGAGAAGGTAGGGGCACACCTCTTCCCTCCAATCTGGTACGGCATATCGCCCAGCCTAGCGAGGTTCCCCGGCACTATAAACGTTGAGGCCGACGCCTTCATTGCGTACGTCAGGGGCGTGCTCAAGGAGATAGCAAGGAACGGCTACAGGCTCATAGTAGTGATAAACGGCCACGGCGGCAACAGCACTGCTATAAGGGTGGCCATGAAGGACGCCGCCTACTCGACAGGGGCGACCATAGTAATGTTCGACTGGTGGAGGGACGCCGGCAAGGAGGCGCTCAGGCAGCTCTTCACGGCGCCGGGGCACGCGGGCGAGGACGAGACAAGCGCCATGCTTTACATAGATGGGAGCCACGTTGACATGGGCGCGGCAAAGGTTAACGCCACCGGCTGGTCGCCCTCTGCGGAGGGGGAGGCCAAGGACCTCAGCGCCCTGAGGAACTCAATAATCTACCTGCAGGGCGCGGCCATAGAGTCCCCAGCAGTTGACGAGGCCCTGTACCCCCACGCGGTCCTCGGCGACCCAACAAAGGCCTCAGCTGAAAGGGGAGCAAAGTGGCTTGAGGCTGTGGTTAACGAGATAGTTGACAGGGTCAGGGCGCTTGCGGGCACCCTTGGTGTGCCTCTTCCCCGCCCCTAA
- a CDS encoding phosphate-starvation-inducible PsiE family protein yields MAASLGESSRLLLIAVELIIAVAIIVVMVLSLWDLMVEVRTASAQLSSGNTAAAHVTILIMVDLVIIMLLAADLMRTIVISVREGYISIRSIVEVAMIVIVREMVATSITQQEINTVSIMELALAFLAVAAAYVITGMFRGGEEAHQGCPQAP; encoded by the coding sequence TTGGCAGCGAGCCTTGGAGAGTCCTCAAGGCTCCTCCTGATTGCAGTTGAGCTTATCATAGCCGTTGCAATAATAGTAGTTATGGTCCTCTCGCTCTGGGACCTGATGGTGGAGGTCAGGACAGCCTCGGCGCAGCTGTCCTCAGGCAACACGGCCGCCGCCCACGTGACCATATTAATCATGGTGGACCTCGTAATTATCATGCTCCTGGCGGCCGACCTCATGAGGACCATAGTGATAAGTGTGAGGGAGGGCTACATATCAATAAGGAGCATAGTTGAGGTGGCCATGATAGTCATAGTCAGGGAGATGGTCGCCACCTCTATAACCCAGCAGGAGATAAACACGGTGAGCATAATGGAGCTGGCCCTGGCTTTCCTGGCGGTCGCGGCGGCCTACGTGATAACCGGCATGTTTAGGGGCGGGGAAGAGGCACACCAAGGGTGCCCGCAAGCGCCCTGA
- a CDS encoding urocanate hydratase, with product MSVPSKYRGQPIEELISEGLYDPETRTVHAITGPELHVRSRDWQIEGILRMLFHVLDPMVAKDPKNLIVYGGTGKAARSWDDFEAIVNTLLTMESDDTLAVQSGQPVAVFKTDARAPRVVMSNAMLVPKWADWSYFRELEAKGLISFHQMTAGCWAYIGTQGVLQGTYETIGAAAERFYGTMEGRLYVSAGLGNMGGAQPLAVKMLGGVALIADVDRRMIERMIKTGYLDTWTDDIDKAIDMALEAKRSGTPTSIGILANAVDLLERLIKENVVPDVLSDQTPAHDPLSYVPQGLSVEEAEGLRAQDPQKYMDLARQTMKRHVQLMLELQARGAVTFEYGNNLRKQAYDAGLTEAFKIPGQMEFMRPLFEEGRGPFRWTSLTGDPNDIYKLDDVLLELFSRNQRLARWIKAAHRYVKFQGLPARVVYLGYGERALFGKVVSQMVRRGDLSGPIWFGRDHLDAGSVASPFRETEGMLDGSDAVGDWPVLNYALNTAVGATWTCFHHGGGVGIGYAIHAGFGMVVDGTELAEQKAIRLFTVDPGMGVVRHAHAGYPRSLAVAREKGVRIPIIDRLEQKSEQVIEEAKKEGRASDYTYQRVKGDLEDYKAKKGNYRPPFNT from the coding sequence TTGTCCGTCCCGTCTAAGTACAGGGGGCAGCCCATAGAGGAGCTCATATCCGAGGGCCTCTACGACCCTGAGACGCGCACCGTGCACGCGATAACAGGCCCTGAGCTGCACGTGAGGAGCAGGGACTGGCAGATAGAGGGCATCCTGAGGATGCTCTTCCACGTCCTTGACCCCATGGTGGCCAAGGACCCCAAGAACCTCATAGTGTACGGCGGCACTGGCAAGGCTGCGAGGTCCTGGGACGACTTTGAGGCCATAGTTAACACGCTGCTTACCATGGAGAGCGACGACACCTTGGCTGTACAGAGCGGCCAGCCCGTGGCGGTCTTCAAGACTGACGCCAGGGCCCCGAGGGTTGTCATGAGCAACGCCATGCTCGTGCCCAAGTGGGCCGACTGGAGCTACTTCAGGGAGCTCGAGGCCAAGGGGCTCATAAGCTTCCACCAGATGACCGCGGGCTGCTGGGCCTACATAGGCACCCAGGGCGTCCTGCAGGGAACCTACGAGACCATAGGGGCGGCCGCCGAGAGGTTCTACGGCACCATGGAGGGGAGGCTCTACGTCAGCGCAGGCCTCGGCAACATGGGAGGGGCCCAGCCCCTGGCCGTTAAGATGCTGGGCGGCGTTGCGCTGATCGCAGACGTCGACAGGAGGATGATTGAGCGTATGATAAAGACCGGCTACCTGGACACGTGGACTGACGACATAGACAAGGCCATTGACATGGCCCTTGAGGCCAAGAGGTCTGGGACCCCCACGAGCATAGGGATCCTGGCCAACGCGGTGGACCTCCTGGAGAGGCTAATAAAGGAGAACGTCGTGCCGGACGTGCTGAGCGACCAGACGCCCGCCCACGACCCCCTCTCCTACGTGCCCCAGGGGCTGAGCGTCGAGGAGGCCGAGGGGCTGAGGGCCCAGGACCCGCAGAAGTACATGGATCTCGCCAGGCAGACGATGAAGAGGCACGTCCAGCTCATGCTTGAGCTCCAGGCGAGGGGGGCGGTCACGTTTGAGTACGGCAACAACCTCAGGAAGCAGGCCTACGACGCTGGACTGACAGAGGCCTTCAAGATACCTGGCCAGATGGAGTTCATGAGGCCCCTCTTCGAGGAGGGCAGGGGGCCCTTCAGGTGGACCAGCCTCACCGGCGACCCAAACGACATATACAAGCTCGATGACGTCCTACTTGAGCTCTTCAGCAGGAACCAGAGGCTCGCCAGGTGGATAAAGGCCGCCCACAGGTACGTCAAGTTCCAGGGCCTCCCGGCCAGGGTAGTCTACCTGGGCTACGGCGAGAGGGCCCTCTTCGGCAAGGTCGTGAGCCAGATGGTCAGGAGGGGCGACCTCTCAGGCCCAATATGGTTCGGCAGGGACCACCTCGACGCCGGCTCCGTGGCTTCACCCTTCAGGGAGACCGAGGGCATGTTGGACGGCAGCGACGCCGTAGGGGACTGGCCGGTGCTCAACTACGCCCTCAACACGGCCGTGGGGGCTACCTGGACCTGCTTCCACCACGGCGGCGGCGTCGGCATAGGCTACGCCATACATGCCGGCTTCGGCATGGTGGTTGACGGCACTGAGCTGGCGGAGCAGAAGGCAATAAGGCTGTTCACCGTTGACCCCGGCATGGGCGTCGTGAGGCACGCCCACGCCGGCTATCCAAGGTCGCTGGCCGTGGCCAGGGAGAAGGGGGTGAGGATACCAATAATTGACAGGCTGGAGCAGAAGAGCGAGCAGGTCATAGAGGAGGCCAAGAAGGAGGGCAGGGCATCGGATTACACGTACCAGAGGGTCAAGGGGGACCTGGAGGACTATAAGGCAAAGAAGGGCAACTACAGGCCGCCGTTCAACACGTAG
- a CDS encoding arginase family protein yields the protein MPKVVGMLVRRARLLKDPGDVRVGDLRPLVPLVGVPWDWSTAGRPGARFAPSAIRSELLSYTPLSEDLGCLSVGFDDLGDVDVAGGDPALTGSRAIEAARKAMDVARGRGTPAVFLGGDHSITAWTARPFAEAGSTTVVLDSHYDLRRLSEGVTSGAWLRELAESTKVKAVVVGVSDYMNPPYARQRARELGVEVITRQQLLRDLDGSLGRLRGLVRGSEVYLSIDVDHLAQAYAPGVNSPSPLGMTPQESLAVMEAVTSSARVVGIDVTEVVPQLDPSGLTVRLAAALLLRAVHLAIAKGEAHGR from the coding sequence ATGCCCAAGGTAGTGGGCATGCTTGTCAGGAGGGCGAGGCTGCTCAAGGACCCAGGTGACGTCAGGGTCGGCGACCTAAGGCCCCTGGTGCCCCTGGTCGGCGTCCCGTGGGACTGGTCCACGGCGGGGAGGCCAGGGGCCAGGTTCGCGCCCTCCGCCATAAGGTCGGAGCTCCTGTCGTACACGCCCCTCTCCGAGGACCTCGGCTGCCTCAGCGTCGGCTTCGATGACCTTGGCGACGTGGACGTCGCAGGAGGGGACCCTGCGCTCACGGGCTCAAGGGCTATAGAGGCCGCCAGGAAGGCCATGGATGTAGCGAGGGGGAGGGGGACCCCTGCTGTCTTCCTTGGCGGTGACCACTCCATAACAGCGTGGACCGCCAGGCCCTTCGCCGAGGCCGGCTCCACTACAGTTGTGCTGGACTCCCACTACGACCTCAGGAGGCTCAGCGAGGGCGTGACCAGCGGGGCCTGGCTCAGGGAGCTGGCGGAGTCCACGAAAGTCAAGGCAGTTGTCGTTGGCGTCTCAGACTACATGAACCCTCCCTACGCCAGGCAGAGGGCCAGGGAGCTGGGCGTCGAGGTCATAACAAGGCAGCAGCTCCTGAGGGACCTCGATGGGTCCCTCGGGCGCCTCAGGGGGCTTGTCAGGGGCTCAGAGGTCTACCTCAGCATAGACGTTGACCACCTTGCCCAGGCCTACGCCCCAGGGGTTAACAGCCCAAGCCCCCTGGGCATGACGCCGCAGGAGAGCCTGGCTGTGATGGAGGCCGTGACCTCATCAGCCAGGGTTGTGGGCATAGACGTGACTGAGGTTGTGCCCCAGCTCGACCCCTCGGGGCTCACCGTGAGGCTGGCCGCCGCCCTGCTGCTCAGGGCCGTTCACCTTGCCATTGCCAAGGGTGAGGCGCATGGCCGTTAA
- a CDS encoding aromatic amino acid ammonia-lyase — protein sequence MAVNLCAGRGLSVEDICSASINSPVNICEASLGVLRSSRATYESSPNVYGRSTGLGALASVREGEWEGREDKVLVEHDVGLGPQAPREVVRAAMVVRASQMAQGYAPVRPEVSARLAEALNADVVPVVQLEGSVGASGDLAPLARIARCIYRGDGMATYRGRVVRCSEALEQAGLKPIELAPGEALAIINSNAFSVGMAALGVCASLRLIRESLRALSKTLSVTGCNPQHFSEAVADSKRLGGVREVIESMASSACAKAPRLQDPYCIRCVPQVYGAALEALRFAEGVVEAEASSSSDNPFVSGGSVYHACNFHAAGAAIAADVAKVALAHVGNMVERRTAHLLSQQTTGLPDFLAVKGTVVGAMIYQYAAASLAAKLRLLASPGSVHSIPTSGAQEDVVSMAPNAALDLLRASAVLARLIAVEDALASQAERVSGGLQPQDPREAIETSVRRVVEAVGLSFLSGLA from the coding sequence ATGGCCGTTAATCTCTGCGCTGGCAGGGGGCTGAGCGTCGAGGACATATGTTCAGCCTCCATTAACTCCCCGGTTAACATCTGCGAGGCCTCCCTCGGCGTCCTCAGAAGCTCAAGGGCGACCTACGAGTCCTCCCCCAACGTCTACGGCCGCTCCACGGGCCTTGGGGCCCTGGCCTCAGTCAGGGAGGGCGAGTGGGAGGGGAGGGAGGACAAGGTACTTGTTGAGCACGACGTCGGCCTGGGCCCTCAGGCCCCCAGGGAGGTCGTGAGGGCTGCCATGGTTGTCAGAGCGTCCCAGATGGCGCAGGGCTACGCCCCGGTCAGGCCTGAGGTAAGCGCGAGGCTCGCTGAGGCGCTCAACGCTGACGTAGTGCCTGTGGTCCAGCTCGAGGGGAGCGTCGGGGCCAGCGGCGACCTCGCCCCGCTGGCGAGGATAGCCAGGTGCATCTACAGGGGCGATGGCATGGCCACTTACAGGGGCAGGGTCGTGAGGTGCTCCGAGGCCCTTGAGCAGGCCGGCCTTAAGCCTATAGAGCTGGCCCCGGGCGAGGCGCTTGCGATAATAAACAGCAACGCCTTCAGTGTCGGCATGGCGGCCCTGGGAGTCTGCGCCTCCCTGAGGCTAATCAGGGAGTCCCTCAGGGCGCTCTCTAAAACCCTGAGCGTCACGGGCTGCAACCCTCAGCACTTCTCCGAGGCCGTCGCTGACTCTAAGAGGCTTGGGGGCGTGAGGGAGGTCATAGAGTCAATGGCGTCTTCCGCCTGCGCCAAGGCCCCGAGGCTCCAGGACCCCTACTGCATAAGGTGCGTCCCCCAGGTCTACGGGGCCGCCCTTGAGGCCCTGAGGTTCGCCGAGGGCGTCGTGGAGGCGGAGGCCTCTTCCTCCTCAGACAACCCGTTCGTGAGCGGCGGCTCCGTCTACCACGCCTGCAACTTCCACGCGGCAGGCGCCGCCATAGCTGCTGACGTCGCCAAGGTTGCGCTGGCCCACGTGGGCAACATGGTTGAGAGGAGGACCGCCCACCTCCTCAGCCAGCAGACGACTGGCCTGCCTGACTTCCTCGCGGTGAAGGGCACCGTGGTCGGCGCCATGATATACCAGTACGCGGCCGCCTCCCTCGCAGCTAAGCTGAGGCTCCTGGCCTCCCCAGGCTCCGTGCACTCCATACCGACAAGCGGCGCCCAGGAGGACGTGGTCTCCATGGCCCCCAACGCGGCCCTTGACCTCCTCAGGGCCAGCGCTGTCCTTGCTAGGCTCATAGCGGTTGAGGACGCCCTGGCCTCCCAGGCCGAGAGGGTCTCAGGGGGGCTGCAGCCGCAGGACCCGAGGGAGGCCATAGAGACATCGGTGAGGAGGGTCGTGGAGGCCGTGGGCCTCAGCTTCCTCTCAGGCCTTGCCTGA
- the hutI gene encoding imidazolonepropionase, which translates to MPRADLVIYNANIVLFESPPVVSSGQVRVLEGGEVAVASGAIVAVGQRGEVRGTFSGQEVNAGGRLLTPGLVDMHTHAIFAGSRDDELEAKLEGVSYAEILRRGGGIYRTVRATRAASDGELKGLLVARLKTMLSLGTTTAEVKSGYSLDYEGELRLLRLIAEASREAGVDVVPTLLAHVPPEDSREGEARRAYVRGFAELARRAVGLARFADVFCDEGAFTPEEARVILGGARAAGLGVRAHADQLTRVGCAEAAADTGALSVDHLEVSDERSIKALASAGSFAGLLPASLLATMGSSRPPVPLLRLHRVPVALGSDLSANSIMPSMQTALDLAIYLYGLTQAEAIAAATVNAALSLGLRDRGIVRVGARADLDLWDIERLSQLGYEWGRDRVLMVLSRGSAVKSII; encoded by the coding sequence TTGCCAAGGGCAGACCTTGTCATCTATAACGCTAACATCGTCCTCTTCGAGTCGCCCCCCGTCGTCAGCTCGGGCCAGGTGAGGGTGCTGGAGGGCGGCGAGGTGGCGGTTGCCTCAGGCGCCATAGTTGCCGTGGGCCAGAGGGGCGAGGTGAGGGGCACCTTCTCAGGCCAGGAGGTTAACGCGGGCGGCAGGCTGCTGACCCCGGGCCTTGTGGATATGCACACCCATGCCATATTCGCTGGCAGCAGAGACGACGAGCTTGAGGCGAAGCTTGAGGGCGTAAGCTACGCCGAGATACTGAGAAGAGGGGGAGGGATCTACAGAACCGTCAGGGCCACCAGGGCCGCCAGCGACGGGGAGCTGAAGGGCCTGCTCGTCGCAAGACTTAAGACGATGCTAAGCCTTGGGACCACCACGGCCGAGGTCAAGAGCGGCTACAGCCTGGACTATGAGGGCGAGCTGAGGCTCCTGAGGCTGATAGCTGAGGCCTCCAGGGAGGCGGGGGTTGACGTCGTTCCAACGCTCCTGGCCCACGTGCCGCCTGAGGACTCAAGGGAGGGGGAGGCGAGGAGGGCCTACGTTAGGGGCTTCGCCGAGCTCGCAAGGAGGGCCGTGGGCCTCGCCAGGTTTGCTGACGTCTTCTGCGATGAGGGGGCCTTCACGCCTGAGGAGGCAAGGGTAATACTTGGGGGAGCCAGGGCGGCGGGGCTCGGGGTAAGGGCGCATGCCGACCAGCTGACAAGGGTGGGGTGCGCTGAGGCCGCGGCCGACACAGGGGCCCTCTCGGTTGACCACCTTGAGGTGTCGGACGAGCGCTCCATCAAGGCGCTGGCCTCCGCCGGCTCCTTCGCGGGCCTCCTGCCCGCGAGCCTGCTAGCGACCATGGGGAGCTCGAGGCCTCCCGTGCCCCTTCTCAGGCTTCACAGGGTCCCCGTGGCCCTGGGCAGCGACCTGAGCGCCAACAGCATAATGCCCTCTATGCAGACAGCCCTGGACCTCGCCATATACCTCTACGGCCTGACCCAGGCCGAGGCCATAGCGGCTGCCACCGTAAACGCCGCCCTCTCCCTGGGCCTCAGGGACAGGGGGATCGTAAGGGTGGGGGCCAGGGCCGACCTGGACCTCTGGGACATCGAGAGGCTCAGCCAGCTCGGCTACGAGTGGGGCAGGGACAGGGTGTTAATGGTTTTGAGCCGCGGCTCTGCGGTGAAGAGCATCATCTAA
- a CDS encoding amidohydrolase gives MRSTAFFGRIYTSFGPTKVVDSLLAVNGTVVLAGDSRRIEAACRELECDEVDVSRGVGMPGFIDAHMHLSGLAIQDEGVDLRGVKSVEELRARVRDYLKAHPSLSVVLGRGWDDNLMGRTPTSADIDDIVGGRPALLIRVCGHAALVSSSALGSLDLSGLSGFIDRGPDGSPTGVIREDAVIRALRQLEPGPEEYMTYVEAEARRLVSQGITAVGFINVPLKLMPGLTSGSLPIRLRLYLDADALGLLEALGVHGGFGNDMVKVSGIKVFADGSLGARTAYLSEPYSDDPGNRGRALVDEAYMSATLRRASALGLQVAVHAIGDAALDVLLRGSKGMREHLRVEHASLVRDDQLPALRGLRIAIQPMFRVDDAPWIRSRLGDRVRWAYRFREMLSAGAALGLSTDAPVSPTDPWLNLAAATGGLEGVGQALSAEEALHAYTRGSAEVLGDERLGSLEVGSLADLIVASRDPLEVEPGELKGVRTLEAYVGGLRVYP, from the coding sequence TTGAGGTCAACCGCCTTCTTCGGGAGGATCTACACCTCCTTTGGGCCGACCAAGGTCGTGGACTCGCTGCTGGCTGTTAACGGGACCGTTGTGCTCGCCGGTGACAGCAGGCGCATCGAGGCGGCCTGCAGGGAGCTCGAGTGCGATGAGGTCGACGTCAGCAGGGGCGTCGGCATGCCGGGCTTCATAGATGCGCACATGCACCTGAGCGGCCTCGCCATCCAGGACGAGGGCGTTGACCTCAGGGGTGTTAAGAGCGTCGAGGAGCTGAGGGCCAGGGTCAGGGACTACCTTAAGGCCCACCCCAGCTTAAGCGTGGTGCTCGGCAGGGGCTGGGACGACAACCTCATGGGGAGGACGCCGACGTCCGCTGACATAGATGACATAGTTGGTGGCAGGCCTGCCCTTCTGATAAGGGTCTGCGGCCACGCCGCCCTGGTGAGCTCCTCAGCCCTGGGGTCGTTGGACCTCAGCGGCCTCAGCGGCTTCATAGACAGGGGGCCCGACGGGTCCCCGACAGGGGTCATAAGGGAGGACGCAGTGATCAGGGCGCTGAGGCAGCTCGAGCCGGGGCCCGAGGAGTACATGACTTACGTTGAGGCCGAGGCCAGGAGGCTCGTCTCCCAGGGAATCACGGCGGTCGGCTTCATTAACGTGCCACTCAAGCTTATGCCTGGCCTGACCTCGGGCTCCCTGCCCATAAGGCTGAGGCTCTACCTCGACGCTGACGCGCTGGGCCTCCTTGAGGCCCTCGGCGTTCACGGCGGCTTCGGCAATGACATGGTTAAAGTAAGCGGCATCAAGGTGTTCGCCGACGGCTCCCTCGGGGCCAGGACCGCGTACCTGAGCGAGCCATACAGTGATGACCCTGGCAACAGGGGCAGGGCGCTCGTGGACGAGGCCTACATGAGCGCAACTCTGAGGAGGGCCAGCGCCCTCGGGCTCCAGGTCGCGGTTCATGCCATAGGCGACGCCGCCCTTGACGTCCTCCTCAGGGGCTCCAAGGGGATGAGGGAGCACCTCAGGGTTGAGCACGCCTCCCTTGTCAGGGACGACCAGCTGCCAGCCCTCAGGGGCCTGAGGATAGCGATTCAGCCCATGTTTAGGGTTGACGACGCTCCCTGGATAAGGTCGAGGCTGGGCGACAGGGTCAGGTGGGCCTACAGGTTCAGGGAAATGCTCAGCGCTGGAGCGGCTTTAGGGCTCTCGACGGACGCCCCAGTCAGCCCAACGGACCCCTGGCTTAACCTTGCGGCGGCCACTGGAGGGCTTGAGGGCGTGGGTCAGGCGCTGAGCGCTGAGGAGGCGCTTCACGCCTACACAAGGGGCTCGGCTGAGGTTCTAGGGGACGAGAGGCTAGGGAGCCTTGAGGTCGGCTCCTTAGCCGACCTAATAGTGGCCTCCCGCGACCCGCTGGAGGTCGAGCCCGGCGAGCTCAAGGGGGTCAGGACGCTGGAGGCCTACGTGGGCGGCCTGAGGGTCTACCCTTAG